Genomic segment of Umezawaea sp. Da 62-37:
TACACGACCTTGACCTTGGACAGGGCGTACCAGGGCAGCTTGCGCTCCTTGGGACCGCAGGTCACCTTCAGCCCGTCCGGGCCCACGTCCAGGACCAGGCGCGGCGCAAGGGCCGCGAAGACCAGCCGCACGGTCCACAGGGCGAACACCAGGCAGATCACCATGGCGGGGTAGATGATGAGCTCACCCCGCGCGGAGTCCGTGAGGGCGTACGCCGTCAGGGTGACGAACCCGCTCATCGCGGCCCACGCGACATCGGCCACCCTGGACGTGCTGAACCGCACGCCCACCGCCTGCTGCTTCTTGACGGGCTCGGCGGGGATGACCTTGTCGACCACCGCCCGCACGGCCTTCTCGACCTGCTTCGCGGTGATCGGCGGGATGAGCTTGGCGGGCGCGGCGGGCGGGTCCTCGACCATCAGCCTGGTCGGCGGTTTGCCGTTCGGCGTGGGCAGCGCGCGCAGCTCGGTGTGCCGCTGCTCCACGAGCGTGCGGATCGGCGCGGGCAGCCAGGTGTCGTCCAGGTGCGGCACGTCGATCATCGACAGCAGCCTCGCCGGGGTCGGCCGGTGGGCGGGGTCGCGGACCAGGCACGGCACGATCAGCGGCACCAACGCGGGCGGCACCCGCGACAGGTCCGGCTCCTGGTGCACCACGCGGTAGACCAGCGCGGACGTGGAGCCGTCGCCGAACGGGCCGCTGCCGGTCGCGGCGTAGACCAGCACGGCGCCGAGCGCGAACACGTCGCTCTGCGGGCCGATCTTCGTGCCGACGACCTGCTCGGGCGAGAGGAAGCCGGGGGTGCCGAACACGACACCGGCCTCGGTGAGCGCGGTGTGCTCCAGCGCCCGCGCGATGCCGAAGTCGATCACCCGCGGGCCGTCCGCGGCCAGCAGCACGTTGGACGGCTTGAGGTCGCGGTGCACCAGACCGGCGCCGTGGATCGCGACCAGCGCCTCCGCCAGCCCCGCGGCCAACCGGCGCACGGACTGCTCGGGCAGCGGCCCGTGCGTCTCGACGGCCTGCTGGAGGGTCGGTCCGACCACGTACTCCGTCGCCATCCACGGCCGTTCGGCGTCCGGGTCCGCGTCGACGACGGCGGCCGTCCAGAACCCGCCGACCGCACGGGCCATGTCGACCTCGCGGCGGAAGCGCTCGCGGAACACCGGGCTCTCGGCCAGTTCGGCGCGGGCGACCTTCACCGCGACCGGGCGGCCACCACGGGAACGGCCGAGGTACACCGAGCCCATCGCACCCCGCCCCAGGGCCCTGAGCAGCACGTAGTCCCCGATGCGCTGCGGCCCGTCCACGGGCAGTGGCTGCACCTGGCATTCCTCCTCAACAACGACGCCACCACCAGAGTAGAGCGAACCGACCCCTACTCGTGGTGACCAGCGATTTTCTCCTGCGGTCCGATGCGGGTTCCCGGCTCCCACCTCGGCGAAACGGTTCATTTTGGTCAACACTGAAGCAATAGTGCTCGGCAGATGAGAAACGGCCCACCCTGCGGACCCGCTCGATTTCGCCGGTGTGGGAGCGGTTGCAAGGATGGTGGGGTGGTCGTCATCAGCGGAACAACCCCCGCCCCCTTCCGGCTCGTGTCACTGGTGCCGTTGGCGGCCGTGAGCGCCGCGGTCGGTCTCAGCTCGGCGCTCGCGCTCCCGTTCATGTCGCTGTTCCTGAGCACCGAGGTCGGCGCGAGCCCGGTCGCGCTGGGCACGTTCCTGCTGATCACGCCGCTCGCTTCGCTGGTGGCCAGCACCCTGCTCGGCAGGCTGTCCGACGCGCGGGCGGTGCGCCGCACCCTGCTGATCGTCGGCGCGACGGCGGGGAGCGCCGGGTACGCCCTGTTCACGGTGCTGCGGAACTACTGGGTGCTGCTGCTGGTGTCCACGACGCTGGTCGCGGTGGCGTCGTCGCTGCTGCCCCAGATGTTCGCCTACGCCAAGCAGGTGCTGGAACGGGGTGGCTCGACGAAGGCCCCGCTGATCATCACGGCCCTGCGCACGGTGATCTCGCTGGCCTGGGTCGCCGGGCCGCCCGTGGCCGCGCTGCTGGTCGCGAAGACCGGGTTCACCGGCCTGTACACGGCGACGGCGCTGGCGTACGCGGTGGTGGCCCTGCTCAGCTCCCGGCTGCCCGAGGTGGCCGCGGCGCCGCCCGTCGAGGAGGCGGCCGAGCCGGTGGTCCCCGGTCCCCGCCCGAGCCTGCCGCTGTCCGTGGTGGCGTTCATCCTGCTCCAGAGCGGGGTGACCCTCGGCGTGATCACGGTTCCGCTGTTCGTGACCGAGCAGCTGCACGGCACCACGACCGACGCGGGCCTCGTCCTCGGCCTGTGCGCCGGGCTGGAGATCCCGCTGATGATGGGGTTCGGGGTGCTGGCGACGCGGATCGACCACCGCAAGCTCGTGCTCGCGGGCGCCACGGCGGCGCTCGGCTACCACTGCGCCATGCTGCTCGCGCAGAACACCTGGCAGGTCGCCGCGGCGCAGGTGCTCAACGCCGTGGTGATCTCGGCGGTGATGGGCATCGGCATCTCGTACTTCCAGAACCTGTCGCCGGGCCGCCCCGGTCACGCGACCACGATGTTCACCAACTCGACCACGATCTCGTCGATGCTCGCCGGACCCCTGCTCGCCGTCGCGCAGCTGCTGACCTACCGGACCGCCTACGGCATGAGCCTGGTGATGTCCGTGCTCGGCCTCGGATTCCTGCTGCTCGCCCGCCCCAGGACCAGCTGAGGCCCTCCGAGCACGACGAAGGGGGCCCGACGCCACCCCTGCCGCGGCGCCGAGCCCCCTCCGGGTTCGGTAGGACACCACCGCCCCTGCAGCGGCGACATCCCGTCCGTTCGGTCGAAGCACCACCGCCCCTGCAGCGGTGGAACCCCAACCGGGTTCGGTGAAGGGTTCACCGTCCCTGCGACGGCGAAACCTCCTCCGGTTTCGGAGTGGTCCCACCACCCCTGCGATGGCGGAACCCCCCGAGTTCATGGATCTAGCGGTGCCCTCCCAGGCCGGTCCACTTCAGGCCCGCCCGGCTCAGCACGTCCGGGTCGAGCAGGTTGCGGGTGTCGACGACGACGGGCTGGCGGACCAGTCCGGCGACCTTCGCCCAGTCGAGCGTCCGGAACTCCGGCCACTCGGTGAGGACGACCAGCGCCTCGACGTCCTTCGCCGCGAGGTACGGGTCGTCCACGACCTCCATGCCGACCGCGGCCGACGAGCCGACGCCCATCGCCGGGTCGTAGCCGACCAGGTCGGCGCCCGCCTGCTTGAGCAGCGCGGCCACCGCGAGGGCGGGCGAGTCGCGCAGGTCGTCCGTGCCCGCCTTGAAGGTCAGGCCGAGCACGCCGATCCGCAGGTGCGACAGCGATCCGTTGCGCTTGCCCGTCACGGCGAGCCGGATCTTGTCGACCATCCGCTGCCGCTGCCGGTCGTTGGTGTCGATCGTGGCGCGCAGCAGCCGGAACTCGAAGTCCGCCGCGTCCGCGACCTGGAGCATGGCGTGCGTGTCCTTCGGCAGGCACGAACCGCCCCAGCCCGGCCCCGGCGACAGGAACGACTGGCCGATGCGGCGGTCGTAGCCCATGCCCTCGGTGACGTCGGAGATGTTCGCGCCGAG
This window contains:
- a CDS encoding serine/threonine-protein kinase; translated protein: MQPLPVDGPQRIGDYVLLRALGRGAMGSVYLGRSRGGRPVAVKVARAELAESPVFRERFRREVDMARAVGGFWTAAVVDADPDAERPWMATEYVVGPTLQQAVETHGPLPEQSVRRLAAGLAEALVAIHGAGLVHRDLKPSNVLLAADGPRVIDFGIARALEHTALTEAGVVFGTPGFLSPEQVVGTKIGPQSDVFALGAVLVYAATGSGPFGDGSTSALVYRVVHQEPDLSRVPPALVPLIVPCLVRDPAHRPTPARLLSMIDVPHLDDTWLPAPIRTLVEQRHTELRALPTPNGKPPTRLMVEDPPAAPAKLIPPITAKQVEKAVRAVVDKVIPAEPVKKQQAVGVRFSTSRVADVAWAAMSGFVTLTAYALTDSARGELIIYPAMVICLVFALWTVRLVFAALAPRLVLDVGPDGLKVTCGPKERKLPWYALSKVKVVYRRGKPWLVVWLVNAAGEPETLGYGTFKPYKGGYRAYPLSHDKGKARQGHDVGELRSALAWYAASTFDPR
- a CDS encoding sugar efflux transporter → MVVISGTTPAPFRLVSLVPLAAVSAAVGLSSALALPFMSLFLSTEVGASPVALGTFLLITPLASLVASTLLGRLSDARAVRRTLLIVGATAGSAGYALFTVLRNYWVLLLVSTTLVAVASSLLPQMFAYAKQVLERGGSTKAPLIITALRTVISLAWVAGPPVAALLVAKTGFTGLYTATALAYAVVALLSSRLPEVAAAPPVEEAAEPVVPGPRPSLPLSVVAFILLQSGVTLGVITVPLFVTEQLHGTTTDAGLVLGLCAGLEIPLMMGFGVLATRIDHRKLVLAGATAALGYHCAMLLAQNTWQVAAAQVLNAVVISAVMGIGISYFQNLSPGRPGHATTMFTNSTTISSMLAGPLLAVAQLLTYRTAYGMSLVMSVLGLGFLLLARPRTS